In Carnobacterium sp. CP1, the following are encoded in one genomic region:
- a CDS encoding metallophosphoesterase produces the protein MSGWSILGTIIGLLLALVIYLIVQNKWMQVKHFRIKLPYSGKSLTGKKIVHLSDLHIPRHGVSLTRLVKKVAAEKPDLIVLTGDLIDVRYGLPKVELRSLAQSLVAIAPVYAVTGNHDFGSGRLQEWEDILTSSGVRVLIDEAEWIEFDHDGFVLMGLSEKENFETAPKPILRGVTLTEGMQMKPKILLAHHPEFFEEYLMDLTRAPDLILSGHAHGGQFRLPFIGGLFSPGQGKFPVYTDGVYFDPELPSKRMIVSRGIGNSTFPFRFNNRPEIVVVTLI, from the coding sequence ATGTCAGGATGGAGTATTTTGGGAACAATCATTGGGTTGCTCCTTGCACTAGTTATTTATCTTATAGTTCAAAACAAATGGATGCAAGTGAAACATTTTCGGATCAAATTGCCGTATTCAGGGAAAAGTTTGACCGGCAAAAAAATTGTGCACTTATCTGATTTGCATATACCGAGACACGGAGTATCATTGACTCGGTTAGTGAAAAAAGTAGCGGCAGAAAAACCGGACTTAATTGTGCTGACCGGTGATTTGATAGATGTACGGTATGGTTTGCCTAAAGTTGAGTTGCGCTCTCTTGCGCAATCATTAGTAGCGATCGCTCCCGTTTATGCGGTTACTGGAAACCACGATTTTGGAAGCGGCCGGTTACAAGAATGGGAAGATATTCTGACGTCATCTGGCGTTCGGGTATTGATCGACGAAGCCGAATGGATCGAATTCGATCATGATGGCTTCGTTTTGATGGGATTATCTGAAAAAGAAAATTTTGAGACAGCTCCCAAACCGATTCTTAGAGGAGTCACGCTGACGGAAGGAATGCAAATGAAACCAAAAATTTTATTAGCGCATCATCCTGAATTTTTTGAAGAGTATTTAATGGATTTAACGCGTGCTCCAGATTTGATTTTGAGCGGCCATGCCCATGGCGGACAATTTCGCTTGCCGTTTATTGGCGGACTTTTTTCGCCCGGACAAGGAAAATTTCCTGTGTATACGGATGGCGTTTACTTTGATCCCGAATTGCCAAGCAAACGAATGATCGTCAGTCGCGGCATCGGCAATTCCACGTTTCCTTTCCGTTTCAATAATCGACCGGAAATCGTAGTGGTTACATTGATCTAA
- a CDS encoding PfkB family carbohydrate kinase, whose product MNLNEKESLILKRILKNPFVTQQELADEIKLSRSATANLISGLVRKEYLLGKAYILNESKPVICIGAANIDRRYLMEAPLIEGTTNDVKTQSTNGGVARSIAENLGRLEVEAALLSVVGNDPEWQKIKAASEHFMDVSAVDTLEGEATGTFLEVVNPNGDILLGLSDMEIYHCMTPEWLTKHLTLLKRAKYLVADLNLPKETLELLIALKMKHQIPLVLITVSVPKMVNMPASLEGVDLLIVKHDETEAFLNLAVKSEEDAEQAAIKWLSYGAHSVIVTKNDDTLVYVADNGETIRYKNPHDITNRYKWGANEAICAGLIYARQQGKSISQSLMAGFANGYHTTQSLSLVRSNLSTLQLEKDIEELAKVEKEYRV is encoded by the coding sequence ATGAATTTAAATGAGAAAGAATCTCTGATTTTAAAACGAATCCTTAAAAATCCTTTTGTAACCCAGCAAGAGTTAGCAGATGAAATAAAGTTATCCCGTTCAGCGACTGCTAATCTTATTTCAGGATTAGTTAGAAAAGAGTATCTGTTAGGAAAAGCGTATATTTTAAATGAAAGCAAGCCCGTTATTTGCATCGGGGCGGCCAATATCGACCGCCGTTATTTGATGGAAGCACCACTGATCGAAGGAACGACAAATGATGTTAAAACACAGTCTACAAATGGAGGCGTTGCCCGCAGCATTGCAGAGAACTTAGGCCGCCTTGAAGTTGAAGCAGCGTTGCTCTCAGTTGTCGGCAATGACCCAGAATGGCAGAAAATCAAAGCAGCTTCAGAACATTTTATGGATGTGTCAGCCGTTGATACATTAGAAGGTGAAGCTACGGGGACATTTTTGGAAGTCGTTAATCCAAATGGAGATATTCTTTTGGGGTTATCTGATATGGAAATTTACCATTGTATGACCCCGGAATGGTTAACAAAGCATCTTACTCTTTTAAAACGAGCTAAGTATTTAGTTGCTGATTTGAATCTGCCAAAAGAAACGCTTGAACTACTGATTGCTCTAAAAATGAAACACCAGATCCCGCTTGTCCTTATTACTGTTTCAGTGCCCAAAATGGTCAATATGCCCGCGTCTTTAGAGGGAGTTGATTTATTAATCGTCAAACACGATGAAACGGAAGCTTTCCTTAACTTAGCTGTTAAAAGCGAAGAAGATGCAGAACAAGCTGCTATTAAGTGGCTTAGCTACGGAGCACATTCGGTTATAGTGACGAAGAATGATGATACGCTGGTGTATGTAGCTGATAATGGGGAAACCATTCGGTATAAAAATCCGCATGATATTACTAATCGCTATAAATGGGGAGCCAATGAAGCTATTTGTGCTGGTCTTATTTACGCTCGCCAACAAGGAAAATCAATTTCTCAAAGCTTAATGGCAGGATTCGCGAACGGTTATCACACAACACAGTCACTTTCTTTGGTACGCTCTAATTTATCCACGTTACAACTGGAAAAAGATATTGAAGAGCTGGCAAAAGTAGAAAAAGAATACCGTGTTTAA
- a CDS encoding helix-turn-helix domain-containing protein: protein MINNLLDTSSARRLQLLEVLVAEDEWWTIEELSYKLRCSVGTIRADIQYYNSLLSGDAFIETSKQHGIKLTTVDSFQMESVYRKVMEGCLNFQIIDKLFELDIPSIEDLAELLYTSASSIIRSLKQINVFLGAYDLAIQSKPVKIIGTEKQIRYFFSIFLWDYYSASFDEFHHHLLDTAQTYIELLPKNVNTPNFSEIAQGKVALWLVICLERIEQGYFIDHEYEIFPFKVSKKEPLFDLLQKDLSFTIPLEDQNFMTYLYQNKDGPLDKTYLAENSRVVGLFQEILAFIEALKKQTGYTLENQSCFITNLIRHYFYRSLFKGPGHILIDRVERNGKALERNFDKFTKAVRETLAASPSNNWVEKMRENENDLIFTLITFWTGLTQQVAQEKEKVQVVVVSQYGLQHELFLADMLRIRFSLELKCYTLSEQKHLGENIQLMLTDCQIELMKQWVDPAVKVLSIESIPSNRNWKKIRQVINEIQLNGFQIAQSPNLSLKNN from the coding sequence ATGATAAATAACTTATTGGATACTTCCAGTGCTAGAAGGCTGCAGTTATTAGAAGTATTAGTGGCTGAGGATGAATGGTGGACGATCGAAGAGCTTTCTTATAAACTGAGGTGTTCTGTCGGAACGATCAGAGCTGATATTCAATACTACAACAGTCTATTAAGTGGCGATGCATTTATCGAAACGTCTAAACAACATGGAATCAAACTTACCACGGTAGATTCGTTTCAAATGGAAAGTGTTTACCGCAAAGTAATGGAAGGATGTCTAAATTTTCAAATCATCGATAAGCTATTTGAACTGGACATTCCCAGTATAGAAGATCTTGCGGAATTGCTGTATACAAGTGCTTCTTCGATCATTAGAAGTTTAAAACAAATCAACGTTTTTTTAGGAGCATATGATCTCGCAATTCAGTCTAAACCTGTGAAAATCATAGGGACTGAAAAACAAATTCGATATTTTTTTAGTATTTTTCTTTGGGATTATTATTCTGCTTCTTTTGATGAATTTCATCACCACTTGTTAGATACCGCCCAAACTTACATCGAGTTACTGCCCAAAAATGTCAATACTCCTAATTTCTCCGAAATTGCTCAAGGTAAAGTCGCTTTATGGCTCGTTATCTGTTTAGAAAGAATTGAGCAAGGTTACTTTATAGACCATGAATACGAGATATTTCCTTTTAAAGTATCAAAAAAAGAACCGTTATTTGATTTGTTGCAAAAAGACCTTTCTTTTACTATTCCTTTGGAAGACCAAAACTTTATGACCTATCTTTATCAGAATAAAGATGGTCCGCTAGACAAAACTTATCTAGCTGAAAATTCAAGAGTAGTTGGTCTATTCCAGGAAATCTTAGCTTTTATTGAAGCACTCAAAAAACAAACAGGTTATACTTTAGAAAATCAGTCTTGTTTTATTACCAATTTGATCCGCCATTATTTTTATAGAAGTTTATTTAAAGGACCAGGACATATTTTAATTGATCGAGTTGAAAGAAACGGTAAAGCCTTAGAAAGAAATTTTGATAAATTTACAAAAGCAGTCCGAGAAACTTTAGCAGCTAGCCCATCTAACAACTGGGTGGAAAAAATGCGTGAAAATGAAAACGACTTAATCTTTACGCTGATCACTTTTTGGACAGGATTGACGCAGCAAGTTGCACAAGAAAAAGAAAAAGTCCAAGTCGTTGTGGTTTCTCAATACGGTTTGCAGCACGAATTGTTTTTGGCCGATATGCTGAGAATCCGCTTTTCTTTAGAATTAAAGTGCTATACCCTTTCAGAACAAAAACATTTAGGCGAAAATATTCAACTTATGCTGACAGATTGTCAAATTGAATTGATGAAACAATGGGTGGATCCTGCGGTAAAAGTTTTAAGCATCGAATCTATTCCTAGTAACCGAAATTGGAAAAAAATTCGACAAGTGATCAACGAAATCCAACTAAATGGGTTTCAAATCGCTCAATCACCAAATTTATCCTTAAAGAACAACTAA
- a CDS encoding DUF1538 domain-containing protein, with protein sequence MLTEKFKEVLLSVLPIVAIVFVLHFTIAPMETSLLLRFVLGALFIVVGLSVFLLGTDIGITPIGSQLGKGVAKSNKVWIVILAGLTLGFFISIAEPDLHILANQIAGVTGGIISNTSILIYVSIGIAVMMTIGLLRIVYNIPLYKLLTGIYFVIFILSLFTSNEFLSMAFDASGATTGALTVPFMLALALGVASLRKGGKASEKDSFGLVAIASSGAIIAVMLMNILGSQGEMTGSLEVDLEGSTSVIQPFLAHLPVISQEIFIALLPILLVFLAYNFFFLKLSKKRLNKVLKGVLYVFIGLVLFLVGVNAGFMEVGSVVGYTVASLDNNFYVLLVAFVLGLVTILAEPAVYVLTHQIENVTNGYVKRKVVLTALSIGVGLAVLLSMIRILVPGLLLWHMILPGYILAIGLMYVVPKMFVGMAFDAGGVASGPMTATFILAFVQGAAEAIEGADVLLDGFGMIAMVAMMPIITLQLLGLIFKLKSGKGGFQPNEE encoded by the coding sequence GTGTTGACAGAAAAGTTTAAAGAAGTTTTACTCTCTGTTTTGCCCATTGTTGCAATTGTGTTCGTTTTGCATTTCACCATTGCCCCTATGGAAACCAGTTTATTGCTGAGATTCGTACTGGGAGCTTTATTTATTGTCGTGGGATTGTCTGTTTTTTTATTGGGAACGGACATCGGTATCACGCCGATCGGGTCTCAATTGGGAAAAGGAGTCGCTAAAAGCAATAAAGTTTGGATCGTCATTCTTGCTGGATTAACGCTTGGTTTTTTTATTTCCATAGCAGAACCAGATCTGCATATTCTAGCTAACCAGATTGCTGGTGTGACCGGCGGCATCATCTCAAATACCAGTATTTTGATTTACGTTTCTATTGGGATAGCTGTAATGATGACCATTGGATTATTGAGAATCGTCTACAATATTCCTTTGTACAAGCTTTTGACAGGAATCTATTTCGTTATTTTTATTTTATCGCTTTTTACATCAAATGAATTTTTATCGATGGCTTTTGATGCTTCCGGTGCTACAACCGGCGCATTAACCGTACCCTTTATGCTGGCTTTGGCTTTAGGAGTTGCCTCTTTAAGAAAAGGCGGGAAAGCTTCTGAGAAAGATAGTTTCGGCTTAGTGGCCATTGCTTCATCTGGAGCTATCATCGCAGTGATGTTGATGAATATCTTAGGCAGTCAAGGGGAAATGACCGGAAGTCTGGAAGTTGATTTGGAAGGGTCTACATCGGTTATCCAACCTTTTCTCGCTCATCTTCCAGTCATTTCGCAAGAAATATTTATTGCTTTACTTCCGATCTTGCTTGTTTTTCTAGCGTATAACTTCTTCTTTTTAAAGCTCAGTAAAAAAAGATTAAATAAAGTTTTAAAAGGCGTTTTATATGTCTTTATCGGTTTGGTTCTATTTTTAGTCGGAGTCAATGCCGGTTTTATGGAAGTGGGAAGTGTCGTAGGGTATACGGTCGCTTCATTGGATAATAATTTCTATGTACTCCTCGTTGCATTCGTGTTAGGATTAGTGACGATCTTAGCAGAACCAGCTGTCTATGTTCTGACCCATCAAATTGAAAACGTTACAAATGGATATGTGAAACGAAAAGTCGTTTTAACAGCTTTGTCTATCGGAGTTGGTTTGGCAGTTTTATTATCCATGATACGGATTCTTGTACCGGGTTTACTGTTGTGGCACATGATTTTACCGGGGTATATCCTTGCTATCGGTTTGATGTATGTGGTACCCAAAATGTTTGTCGGGATGGCTTTTGATGCTGGCGGAGTCGCTTCAGGTCCAATGACCGCAACCTTTATCTTAGCTTTTGTCCAAGGGGCAGCTGAAGCCATTGAAGGAGCTGACGTATTGCTGGATGGATTTGGAATGATTGCAATGGTGGCCATGATGCCGATTATTACTTTGCAGCTGTTAGGCTTGATTTTCAAATTAAAATCTGGAAAGGGTGGATTCCAACCAAATGAAGAATAA
- a CDS encoding aldo/keto reductase encodes MVESLLDRMPLNNGYTIPGLGLGTSGMTGREAEDAVFSAIMKGYRLIDTASHYDNEEDVGRGINRAVSSGIPRDEIFVITKVWKTDMGLEQATASFEASLERLNLAYVDLFLIHWPDKDDEVNLATWRALEEIYESGRAQAIGVSNFKRGDLIPLLKEAKVRPAVNQYEIYPGHSEQDTNDYCDSENIVSIGYSPIKRGKISKENKLMTLAKKHNKTPEQIALRWSIQRAVIPIPKSSDKEHIAQNADVFDFFLSDEDMNLLNNLDANPKEKNRLRDNMPGTIEHRNKGHRKS; translated from the coding sequence ATGGTAGAAAGTTTATTAGACAGAATGCCGTTAAACAATGGATACACCATACCAGGTCTTGGTTTAGGAACGAGTGGAATGACCGGACGAGAAGCCGAAGATGCGGTTTTTTCAGCCATTATGAAAGGGTATCGCTTAATTGACACCGCTTCTCATTACGACAACGAAGAAGATGTCGGAAGAGGAATCAACCGTGCAGTCAGTTCTGGTATCCCGCGAGACGAAATATTTGTTATCACCAAGGTTTGGAAAACGGACATGGGTCTGGAGCAAGCAACAGCCTCTTTCGAAGCGAGCTTAGAACGTTTAAATCTTGCTTATGTAGACTTGTTCTTGATTCACTGGCCTGATAAAGACGATGAAGTAAACTTAGCTACATGGCGTGCTTTAGAAGAAATTTATGAGTCCGGACGTGCACAAGCGATCGGTGTTTCCAACTTTAAACGCGGCGACTTGATTCCGCTGTTAAAAGAAGCTAAGGTCAGACCAGCAGTAAACCAATACGAAATTTACCCTGGCCATAGTGAACAAGATACCAATGACTATTGTGATAGTGAAAATATTGTATCAATAGGGTACAGTCCCATTAAAAGAGGGAAAATCAGTAAAGAAAATAAACTGATGACTTTAGCTAAAAAACACAATAAAACGCCTGAACAAATTGCTTTGCGATGGAGTATTCAACGCGCGGTCATTCCGATTCCTAAATCAAGCGACAAAGAACACATCGCACAAAATGCTGATGTTTTTGATTTTTTCTTATCGGATGAAGACATGAATTTATTGAACAATTTGGATGCAAACCCGAAAGAAAAAAATCGTTTAAGAGACAACATGCCAGGAACGATCGAACATAGAAATAAAGGCCACCGAAAATCTTAA
- a CDS encoding DUF5105 domain-containing protein, whose protein sequence is MKKLRLAFMVCNVFFVLAACGGKAATSEKDEKAGKTDVASIVISKGEYIIPDDKEVSEDEGYLALEVTIKNESKKSLNVSSGDISLYDENDSKVEPASVYSEDESFKLLGHDNLSADKSKTGYLVFKVDQDSQYELHFEPQYYDVENMDKEIKDVVLKIDTAEYKDTTEEPSAALTAFIDEVFLAKENEKYDTVVANNKEATAESFDEEFTKALSNFFSDYEPTNEELHQLVESFKTSNGKVAEVDQKLLSVYPNSATIQVKPKALSFDNMDDEVESLMDKYIEENKDKEYSDYQAVYVDAEKYLLENLPEVFSVASPTELDTYGDGYRIQLKKIDDKWEIDTVKSSSNNYYEYLEEAFRGGLYK, encoded by the coding sequence ATGAAAAAGTTAAGACTGGCGTTTATGGTATGTAATGTCTTTTTTGTGTTGGCTGCTTGTGGAGGAAAAGCGGCAACATCAGAAAAGGATGAAAAAGCAGGGAAAACTGATGTGGCTTCAATCGTCATCAGTAAAGGAGAATATATTATTCCTGATGATAAAGAAGTAAGCGAAGATGAAGGATACTTAGCGTTAGAAGTTACCATTAAGAACGAGAGTAAAAAATCATTGAACGTCAGCAGTGGAGACATTAGTTTATACGATGAAAACGACAGCAAAGTAGAACCGGCTTCTGTTTATTCTGAGGATGAATCTTTCAAATTGTTGGGGCATGATAATTTGTCAGCTGATAAAAGCAAAACCGGTTACCTCGTATTTAAAGTAGACCAAGACAGCCAATATGAACTGCATTTTGAACCGCAGTATTATGATGTTGAAAACATGGATAAAGAAATTAAAGATGTTGTATTGAAAATCGATACAGCAGAATACAAAGATACAACTGAAGAACCATCTGCTGCATTAACGGCGTTTATAGATGAAGTATTCCTTGCTAAAGAAAATGAAAAATACGATACAGTAGTCGCAAACAATAAAGAAGCAACAGCTGAATCTTTTGATGAAGAATTTACAAAAGCGTTAAGCAACTTTTTTTCAGACTATGAACCGACAAACGAAGAGTTGCATCAGCTTGTAGAATCTTTTAAAACGAGCAATGGAAAAGTAGCAGAAGTAGATCAAAAATTGCTTTCTGTCTATCCGAATTCAGCAACCATTCAAGTCAAACCGAAAGCTTTGTCATTTGACAATATGGATGATGAAGTAGAAAGTTTGATGGACAAATACATAGAGGAGAATAAAGACAAAGAATATTCTGATTACCAAGCTGTGTATGTGGATGCAGAAAAATATTTGCTTGAAAACTTGCCAGAAGTTTTTAGCGTAGCCAGTCCTACCGAGTTAGATACCTACGGAGATGGATATCGCATCCAATTAAAGAAAATAGATGACAAATGGGAAATCGATACCGTTAAGTCATCAAGCAATAATTACTATGAATACCTTGAAGAAGCTTTTAGAGGCGGTTTATACAAATAA
- a CDS encoding P-II family nitrogen regulator, whose translation MKNNIIEGMNYDILCLIVNDGVGSKVLKIAKQDGISGGTVFYGFGTINNNALKLLGLDDIRKEIIILAAKKEDAEKTLEDLSQKLKLEKRNHGIAFSIPIANLLGNRNCVYKQNASSRKVEDIMHQAIFTIVDHGQAEEVIDAAVAAGSQGGTVITGRGSGSHETSKLFSMDIEPEKEIVLILSETQTTDAIVASISNAMEIEKPGNGVLFTLDVNNTKGLF comes from the coding sequence ATGAAGAATAATATTATTGAAGGAATGAATTACGATATCCTTTGTCTTATCGTAAACGATGGCGTAGGGAGCAAGGTATTAAAGATTGCTAAGCAAGACGGCATTTCAGGCGGTACAGTCTTTTATGGTTTTGGGACCATCAACAATAATGCTTTGAAATTGCTAGGATTGGATGATATTCGAAAAGAAATCATCATTTTAGCGGCAAAAAAAGAAGACGCTGAAAAAACATTAGAAGATTTATCCCAAAAATTAAAATTAGAAAAACGGAATCATGGTATTGCCTTTTCGATTCCTATTGCCAATTTATTAGGAAATCGAAACTGTGTTTACAAACAAAATGCGAGCAGCAGAAAGGTTGAAGACATTATGCATCAAGCTATCTTTACGATTGTCGACCATGGTCAAGCAGAGGAAGTTATTGACGCGGCTGTTGCAGCGGGGTCTCAAGGAGGAACCGTTATTACTGGACGCGGTTCTGGCAGTCATGAAACAAGTAAATTGTTTTCAATGGACATTGAGCCGGAAAAAGAAATCGTTTTAATCTTATCAGAAACGCAAACAACCGATGCGATTGTAGCATCGATCAGTAACGCTATGGAAATTGAAAAACCCGGAAACGGTGTATTGTTTACTTTAGATGTCAACAATACAAAAGGATTGTTTTAA
- a CDS encoding TcaA second domain-containing protein, with amino-acid sequence MMKKRIVVLSTASLLLLVFFMTIHNYYSKESTIDRFFEAIENEDSKTLHGLIQSDTDKLKVTEDSVEPFLRYFHKHNDQRNKLKEQLLADSKENRKTKDDLIVMEPSNKKWVFFTTYQFEVKSHYITLETDGKLQDAVITAGKKKLAANENGEYGPLVIGEHPLTIAFEDPFGNTIEVEKMLDLIKGTETVAIDQLEETLKNKTFQDKVAAGAAHYYQTYGEALTNNLDVEKIQNSTSEHKKELAYLFEYVKTITKNYDYTFYGLVLNAASLNLTNTNEGWKIIVDGVVDQESSIQLSDADYFALQPAEKSSDSVILTLMYDDQKKSWLVEKENYETYEKDAAKWTNKIEKVIETPTTYKWRKGDIDSVGIPI; translated from the coding sequence ATGATGAAAAAAAGAATAGTCGTATTAAGCACAGCTAGTCTCTTGCTGTTGGTCTTTTTTATGACAATACATAATTATTATAGCAAGGAAAGTACCATTGATCGTTTTTTTGAAGCGATTGAAAATGAAGATAGTAAAACGCTGCATGGATTGATTCAATCTGATACAGATAAACTAAAAGTAACTGAAGATAGTGTTGAACCTTTTTTACGGTATTTTCACAAACACAATGATCAACGAAATAAATTAAAAGAGCAATTATTAGCGGATAGCAAAGAAAACAGGAAAACAAAAGATGATTTGATCGTGATGGAACCTAGCAATAAAAAATGGGTCTTCTTTACAACTTATCAATTTGAAGTGAAATCACATTATATTACATTAGAAACAGACGGAAAACTTCAAGATGCCGTGATTACAGCAGGCAAAAAAAAACTGGCAGCTAACGAAAACGGTGAGTATGGTCCTTTAGTAATCGGAGAGCATCCATTAACAATTGCGTTCGAAGATCCATTTGGCAATACCATTGAAGTAGAAAAAATGCTTGATCTGATTAAGGGTACTGAAACTGTTGCTATTGATCAGCTGGAAGAAACTTTAAAAAATAAAACGTTTCAAGATAAAGTAGCAGCAGGAGCGGCGCACTATTATCAAACGTATGGCGAAGCTTTGACCAATAATTTAGATGTAGAAAAGATTCAAAACAGTACGAGCGAACACAAAAAAGAATTAGCCTATTTATTTGAATATGTAAAAACAATTACGAAGAATTACGATTATACTTTTTATGGGCTAGTGCTGAACGCAGCTTCATTGAATCTGACCAATACCAATGAAGGCTGGAAAATCATCGTTGACGGTGTCGTTGATCAAGAGAGTTCGATTCAATTATCGGATGCAGATTATTTTGCGTTGCAGCCGGCTGAGAAAAGTTCTGATTCAGTTATATTGACATTAATGTATGATGATCAGAAGAAAAGCTGGTTAGTAGAAAAAGAAAATTATGAAACATATGAAAAAGATGCCGCTAAATGGACAAATAAAATTGAAAAAGTGATTGAAACTCCAACGACTTACAAGTGGAGAAAAGGCGATATTGATTCTGTGGGTATACCCATTTAG
- a CDS encoding MBL fold metallo-hydrolase, which translates to METGMHYGKDYKTIPATSVKSGEGVEVVPDVYCYTVQIVNLCFIGDSATNEFVIVDTGTPNRSKEIIAAAEERFGPDCRPKAIILTHGHFDHVGSVIELINHWHIPAYAHPLEMPYLTGQKNYPEPDYTVEGGLVAKMSPIFPIDAIDLDGHVKLLPEDGSVPYLSAFKWIHVPGHAPGQVALFREEDRLLLAADAFVTVKQEDLYKVITQKQEISGPPRYLTTDWKAAKNSVIKLAELKPNIAITGHGKPMTGDQLSESLDRLVRDFDEIAVPKHGRYVSERNET; encoded by the coding sequence ATGGAAACCGGTATGCATTATGGAAAAGATTACAAAACGATTCCGGCAACATCCGTGAAAAGCGGAGAGGGCGTAGAGGTGGTTCCAGATGTCTACTGTTATACCGTTCAAATCGTGAATCTTTGTTTTATTGGCGATTCAGCAACGAATGAATTTGTTATAGTGGATACTGGGACACCCAACCGATCTAAAGAAATTATTGCAGCCGCAGAGGAACGGTTTGGTCCGGATTGTCGTCCAAAAGCGATTATTTTGACTCATGGTCACTTTGATCATGTTGGGTCAGTCATTGAGCTGATCAATCACTGGCACATTCCCGCATATGCTCATCCTCTGGAAATGCCTTATTTGACCGGTCAAAAAAATTACCCGGAGCCGGATTACACAGTTGAAGGCGGCTTGGTCGCTAAGATGTCTCCTATCTTTCCAATAGATGCCATCGACTTAGACGGGCATGTTAAGCTGTTACCGGAAGATGGAAGCGTTCCGTACCTTTCTGCATTCAAATGGATCCATGTACCCGGACACGCTCCTGGCCAAGTGGCGTTGTTTAGAGAAGAAGACCGGCTGTTGTTGGCCGCAGATGCTTTTGTAACCGTCAAACAGGAAGATTTGTACAAAGTAATCACTCAGAAACAAGAAATCAGCGGTCCGCCAAGGTACTTGACGACCGATTGGAAAGCTGCCAAAAACTCTGTTATCAAGCTGGCAGAGCTGAAACCCAACATCGCTATTACAGGCCACGGGAAACCAATGACGGGGGACCAATTATCTGAAAGTTTAGACCGGCTTGTCCGAGATTTTGATGAGATCGCTGTACCAAAACATGGAAGATACGTATCTGAAAGAAATGAAACGTAA
- a CDS encoding VOC family protein, which produces MMPARVSLVTIVTQDLPKLRLFYQGLGWEESKISSDTYAVFKTAGVILTLFPVAKMAAEMQVELVSDDHYSAGVTLAVNVYQKEEVDKAIKIVRNAGGTILREPSDAFWGGRTAYFADPEKNLWEVAWNPAAVFDERGAMLEF; this is translated from the coding sequence ATGATGCCTGCAAGAGTTTCGCTCGTCACGATCGTCACACAGGACTTGCCTAAATTAAGACTGTTTTACCAAGGTTTGGGATGGGAAGAATCAAAAATAAGTTCAGATACGTATGCTGTCTTTAAAACAGCTGGTGTTATCCTGACACTTTTTCCAGTAGCAAAAATGGCTGCAGAAATGCAAGTTGAATTGGTTTCAGATGACCATTACTCTGCTGGAGTTACATTGGCGGTGAATGTTTACCAGAAAGAAGAGGTAGATAAAGCGATTAAAATTGTCCGTAATGCTGGCGGAACTATTTTAAGAGAACCAAGTGATGCTTTTTGGGGCGGCAGAACAGCTTATTTTGCTGATCCGGAAAAGAACTTATGGGAAGTGGCTTGGAATCCTGCAGCCGTTTTTGACGAACGAGGTGCGATGTTGGAATTTTAA